In the genome of Drosophila yakuba strain Tai18E2 chromosome 3R, Prin_Dyak_Tai18E2_2.1, whole genome shotgun sequence, one region contains:
- the LOC6536063 gene encoding glucose dehydrogenase [FAD, quinone] isoform X1: MSASSSACDCLVGVPTGPTLASTCGGSAFMLFMGLLEVFIRSQCDLEDPCGRASTRFRSEPDYEYDFIVIGGGSAGSVVASRLSEVPQWKVLLIEAGGDEPVGAQIPSMFLNFIGSDIDYRYNTEPERMACLSSMEQRCYWPRGKVLGGTSVMNGMMYIRGNREDYDDWAAQGNPGWAYNDVLPFFKKSEDNLELDDVGTEYHAKGGLLPVGKFPYNPPLSYAILKAGEELGFSVQDLNGQNSTGFMIAQMTARNGIRYSSARAFLRPARMRNNLHILLNTTATKILIHPHTKNVLGVEVSDQFGSMRKILVKKEVVLSAGAVNSPQILLLSGVGPKDELQQVNVRSVHNLPGVGKNLHNHVAYFTNFFIDDADTAPLNWATAMEYLLFRDGLMSGTGISDVTGKLATRWADRPDLPDLQLYFGGYLASCARTGQVGELLSNNSRSIQIFPAVLNPRSRGFIGLRSADPLEPPRIVANYLTDERDVKTLVEGIKFAIRLSQTAPMKQYGMRLDKTVVKGCEAPAFGSDAYWECAVRQNTGPENHQAGSCKMGPSHDPMAVVNHELRVHGIRGLRVMDTSIMPKVTAGNTHAPAVMIAEKGAYLLKRAWGAKVURVDATWTLHRVI, from the exons ATGTCCGCCAGCTCCTCAGCCTGCGATTGTTTGGTGGGCGTGCCCACTGGGCCCACCCTAGCCTCCACATGTGGCGGTAGTGCCTTCATGCTGTTCATGGGACTCCTGGAGGTCTTTATCCGCTCTCAGTGTGATCTGGAGGATCCCTGCGGAAGGGCCAGCACTCGG TTTCGATCGGAGCCGGACTACGAGTACGATTTCATTGTCATTGGCGGCGGCTCAGCGGGCTCTGTGGTGGCCTCTCGACTGTCCGAGGTTCCCCAATGGAAGGTGCTTTTGATTGAAGCCG GTGGCGATGAACCTGTGGGAGCCCAGATTCCATCAATGTTCCTCAACTTCATTGGCAGCGACATCGACTACCGCTACAACACGGAACCGGAGCGAATGGCCTGTCTGTCCTCGATGGAGCAGCGCTGCTACTGGCCGCGTGGCAAGGTTCTTGGCGGAACATCGGTAATGAACGGAATGATGTATATCCGCGGCAACCGTGAGGACTATGATGATTGGGCAGCACAAGGAAATCCTGGTTGGGCCTACAACGACGTTCTGCCGTTCTTTAAAAAGTCCGAAGACAATCTGGAACTGGATGATGTGGGCACGGAATATCACGCCAAGGGCGGCCTGTTGCCAGTGGGCAAGTTCCCATACAACCCACCTCTATCCTACGCCATTCTGAAGGCCGGCGAGGAGTTGGGCTTCTCCGTGCAGGATCTAAATGGTCAGAACTCCACTGGTTTCATGATTGCCCAGATGACTGCCCGAAATGGCATCAGATATAGCTCAGCTAGGGCTTTCCTGCGACCGGCTCGCATGCGCAACAACCTCCATATCCTGCTTAACACCACGGCCACCAAGATACTTATCCATCCGCACACGAAGAATGTTCTGGGGGTGGAAGTCAGTGACCAATTCGGCAGCATGCGTAAAATTCTGGTGAAGAAGGAGGTGGTTTTAAGTGCCGGCGCTGTGAACTCTCCTCAGATCCTGCTACTAAGTGGAGTGGGTCCCAAGGACGAGCTGCAGCAGGTGAATGTGAGGAGCGTGCACAATCTTCCAGGTGTGGGAAAGAATCTGCACAATCACGTGGCCTATTTCACCAACTTCTTCATTGACGATGCGGACACGGCGCCACTTAACTGGGCCACGGCTATGGAGTACTTGCTTTTCCGGGATGGTCTCATGTCCGGCACTGGCATTTCGGATGTGACCGGAAAACTGGCCACTCGCTGGGCCGACAGGCCCGACCTACCCGATCTCCAGTTGTACTTTGGCGGCTATCTGGCCAGTTGTGCCCGCACAGGACAGGTGGGCGAGCTGCTCTCGAATAACTCTCGGTCCATCCAAATCTTTCCAGCAGTTTTGAACCCTCGATCGCGAGGGTTTATTGGCTTGCGATCTGCTGATCCTCTAGAGCCGCCTCGTATTGTGGCCAATTACCTAACAGACGAGCGTGATGTGAAGACACTGGTGGAGGGCATTAAGTTTGCCATCCGACTGTCGCAGACGGCGCCGATGAAGCAGTACGGTATGCGGCTAGACAAGACAGTGGTCAAGGGATGCGAGGCACCCGCCTTCGGCAGCGATGCCTACTGGGAGTGCGCCGTGAGGCAGAATACGGGTCCGGAGAACCACCAGGCTGGCTCCTGCAAAATGGGTCCCAGCCACGACCCCATGGCGGTGGTCAACCACGAGTTGCGGGTCCACGGAATTCGCGGACTCCGAGTCATGGACACCAGCATAATGCCCAAGGTCACCGCAGGTAACACCCATGCTCCTGCCGTGATGATCGCCGAAAAGGGCGCCTATCTGCTGAAGAGGGCCTGGGGCGCCAAGGTCTGACGCGTGGATGCGACGTGGACGTTGCATAGAGTAATTTAA
- the LOC6536063 gene encoding glucose dehydrogenase [FAD, quinone] isoform X2: MSASSSACDCLVGVPTGPTLASTCGGSAFMLFMGLLEVFIRSQCDLEDPCGRASTRFRSEPDYEYDFIVIGGGSAGSVVASRLSEVPQWKVLLIEAGGDEPVGAQIPSMFLNFIGSDIDYRYNTEPERMACLSSMEQRCYWPRGKVLGGTSVMNGMMYIRGNREDYDDWAAQGNPGWAYNDVLPFFKKSEDNLELDDVGTEYHAKGGLLPVGKFPYNPPLSYAILKAGEELGFSVQDLNGQNSTGFMIAQMTARNGIRYSSARAFLRPARMRNNLHILLNTTATKILIHPHTKNVLGVEVSDQFGSMRKILVKKEVVLSAGAVNSPQILLLSGVGPKDELQQVNVRSVHNLPGVGKNLHNHVAYFTNFFIDDADTAPLNWATAMEYLLFRDGLMSGTGISDVTGKLATRWADRPDLPDLQLYFGGYLASCARTGQVGELLSNNSRSIQIFPAVLNPRSRGFIGLRSADPLEPPRIVANYLTDERDVKTLVEGIKFAIRLSQTAPMKQYGMRLDKTVVKGCEAPAFGSDAYWECAVRQNTGPENHQAGSCKMGPSHDPMAVVNHELRVHGIRGLRVMDTSIMPKVTAGNTHAPAVMIAEKGAYLLKRAWGAKV, encoded by the exons ATGTCCGCCAGCTCCTCAGCCTGCGATTGTTTGGTGGGCGTGCCCACTGGGCCCACCCTAGCCTCCACATGTGGCGGTAGTGCCTTCATGCTGTTCATGGGACTCCTGGAGGTCTTTATCCGCTCTCAGTGTGATCTGGAGGATCCCTGCGGAAGGGCCAGCACTCGG TTTCGATCGGAGCCGGACTACGAGTACGATTTCATTGTCATTGGCGGCGGCTCAGCGGGCTCTGTGGTGGCCTCTCGACTGTCCGAGGTTCCCCAATGGAAGGTGCTTTTGATTGAAGCCG GTGGCGATGAACCTGTGGGAGCCCAGATTCCATCAATGTTCCTCAACTTCATTGGCAGCGACATCGACTACCGCTACAACACGGAACCGGAGCGAATGGCCTGTCTGTCCTCGATGGAGCAGCGCTGCTACTGGCCGCGTGGCAAGGTTCTTGGCGGAACATCGGTAATGAACGGAATGATGTATATCCGCGGCAACCGTGAGGACTATGATGATTGGGCAGCACAAGGAAATCCTGGTTGGGCCTACAACGACGTTCTGCCGTTCTTTAAAAAGTCCGAAGACAATCTGGAACTGGATGATGTGGGCACGGAATATCACGCCAAGGGCGGCCTGTTGCCAGTGGGCAAGTTCCCATACAACCCACCTCTATCCTACGCCATTCTGAAGGCCGGCGAGGAGTTGGGCTTCTCCGTGCAGGATCTAAATGGTCAGAACTCCACTGGTTTCATGATTGCCCAGATGACTGCCCGAAATGGCATCAGATATAGCTCAGCTAGGGCTTTCCTGCGACCGGCTCGCATGCGCAACAACCTCCATATCCTGCTTAACACCACGGCCACCAAGATACTTATCCATCCGCACACGAAGAATGTTCTGGGGGTGGAAGTCAGTGACCAATTCGGCAGCATGCGTAAAATTCTGGTGAAGAAGGAGGTGGTTTTAAGTGCCGGCGCTGTGAACTCTCCTCAGATCCTGCTACTAAGTGGAGTGGGTCCCAAGGACGAGCTGCAGCAGGTGAATGTGAGGAGCGTGCACAATCTTCCAGGTGTGGGAAAGAATCTGCACAATCACGTGGCCTATTTCACCAACTTCTTCATTGACGATGCGGACACGGCGCCACTTAACTGGGCCACGGCTATGGAGTACTTGCTTTTCCGGGATGGTCTCATGTCCGGCACTGGCATTTCGGATGTGACCGGAAAACTGGCCACTCGCTGGGCCGACAGGCCCGACCTACCCGATCTCCAGTTGTACTTTGGCGGCTATCTGGCCAGTTGTGCCCGCACAGGACAGGTGGGCGAGCTGCTCTCGAATAACTCTCGGTCCATCCAAATCTTTCCAGCAGTTTTGAACCCTCGATCGCGAGGGTTTATTGGCTTGCGATCTGCTGATCCTCTAGAGCCGCCTCGTATTGTGGCCAATTACCTAACAGACGAGCGTGATGTGAAGACACTGGTGGAGGGCATTAAGTTTGCCATCCGACTGTCGCAGACGGCGCCGATGAAGCAGTACGGTATGCGGCTAGACAAGACAGTGGTCAAGGGATGCGAGGCACCCGCCTTCGGCAGCGATGCCTACTGGGAGTGCGCCGTGAGGCAGAATACGGGTCCGGAGAACCACCAGGCTGGCTCCTGCAAAATGGGTCCCAGCCACGACCCCATGGCGGTGGTCAACCACGAGTTGCGGGTCCACGGAATTCGCGGACTCCGAGTCATGGACACCAGCATAATGCCCAAGGTCACCGCAGGTAACACCCATGCTCCTGCCGTGATGATCGCCGAAAAGGGCGCCTATCTGCTGAAGAGGGCCTGGGGCGCCAAGGTCTGA
- the LOC6536064 gene encoding general odorant-binding protein 84a isoform X1 produces the protein MFRSLYLIGVLSLIWVAAQDIVPDDPEVQMQKHAMFYTARVACADENMIPYANVLQFNSTGELQDDKDRATSMCYFHCFFEKSGLMTDYKLNTDLVRKYVWPATGDSVEACEAEGKDETNACMRGYAIVKCVFTRALTDARNKPTI, from the exons ATGTTTCGTTCATTATATTTAATCGGAGTTCTATCTTTGATTTGGGTCGCTGCGCAGGATATCGTACCCGATGATCCGGAGGTGCAGATGCAAAAGCATGCCATGTTCTACACGGCTCGAGTTGCCTGTGCGGATGAGAATATGATCCCGTATG CTAATGTCTTGCAGTTTAATAGCACTGGGGAGTTACAAGATGACAAGGATAGGGCAACCAGCATG TGCTATTTCCACTGCTTTTTCGAAAAGTCCGGTTTGATGACAGACTATAAGTTAAATACCGATTTGGTGCGCAAATATGTTTGGCCAGCCACTGGCGATTCCGTGGAGGCCTGTGAAGCTGAAGGCA AGGACGAGACGAATGCCTGCATGCGGGGCTATGCCATCGTCAAGTGCGTGTTCACCAGAGCTCTCACGGATGCCAGGAACAAACCCACCATATGA
- the LOC6536064 gene encoding general odorant-binding protein 84a isoform X2, which produces MFRSLYLIGVLSLIWVAAQDIVPDDPEVQMQKHAMFYTARVACADENMIPYVRACAVFAFLNLSLNCAKALQDHAKDNGDIFIINYDSFDGDVDDISTTTSAPRDADYVDFEEVIRNCNASFITSTTNVLQFNSTGELQDDKDRATSMCYFHCFFEKSGLMTDYKLNTDLVRKYVWPATGDSVEACEAEGKDETNACMRGYAIVKCVFTRALTDARNKPTI; this is translated from the exons ATGTTTCGTTCATTATATTTAATCGGAGTTCTATCTTTGATTTGGGTCGCTGCGCAGGATATCGTACCCGATGATCCGGAGGTGCAGATGCAAAAGCATGCCATGTTCTACACGGCTCGAGTTGCCTGTGCGGATGAGAATATGATCCCGTATG TCAGAGCTTGTGCTGTCTTTGCTTTTCTGAACTTGAGCCTGAATTGTGCCAAGGCTCTACAGGATCACGCCAAGGACAATGGcgatatttttattataaactATGACAGTTTCGATGGCGATGTGGATGACATTTCCACCACCACCTCAGCTCCTAGAGATGCTGACTACGTAGATTTTGAAGAGGTTATTCGGAACTGCAATGCTAGTTTTATAACGTCGACGA CTAATGTCTTGCAGTTTAATAGCACTGGGGAGTTACAAGATGACAAGGATAGGGCAACCAGCATG TGCTATTTCCACTGCTTTTTCGAAAAGTCCGGTTTGATGACAGACTATAAGTTAAATACCGATTTGGTGCGCAAATATGTTTGGCCAGCCACTGGCGATTCCGTGGAGGCCTGTGAAGCTGAAGGCA AGGACGAGACGAATGCCTGCATGCGGGGCTATGCCATCGTCAAGTGCGTGTTCACCAGAGCTCTCACGGATGCCAGGAACAAACCCACCATATGA
- the LOC26535123 gene encoding tRNA-uridine aminocarboxypropyltransferase 2 has translation MDDDAWQDLVGISADPPNRRDKCEKCKRPVVVCWCPALPHPPEAVASQIVILQHPAEEKRSLRTALMLQLGLEPGKCVVYKGKRFPNHRNHADLQRILDSPQTLLLYPSRDSVPLEEVDRSAGPYTLVLIDGTWPQAKAIYASSPALHRLRQVKLIAVGISDYIIRTQPTEGCLSTLETAAQCLAVLESRPELRQTLVRPLHTLCKYQLENGAVEHQSKEFLLKNNQYPKPIGKRLSRLLRNTACDGNEET, from the exons ATGGACGATGACGCGTGGCAGGACCTCGTGGGCATCAGCGCCGATCCGCCCAACAGACGCGACAAGTGCGAGAAGTGCAA ACGACCCGTGGTAGTTTGCTGGTGTCCGGCTTTGCCGCATCCACCTGAGGCGGTGGCCTCACAGATTGTGATACTGCAACACCCTGCAGAGGAGAAGAGATCACTGCGCACAGCACTGATGCTGCAGTTGGGTCTGGAGCCGGGAAAATGTGTCGTCTACAAAGGCAAGCGTTTTCCAAACCATAGAAACCACGCTGATCTGCAGAGGATTCTGGACTCCCCACAAACATTACTTCTTTATCCCAGTCGGGACTCAGTCCCACTGGAGGAGGTGGATCGCAGTGCGGGTCCTTACACACTGGTGCTCATCGATGGTACCTGGCCGCAGGCTAAAGCCATTTACGCCAGCAGTCCGGCTCTACACCGCCTGCGGCAGGTGAAACTCATCGCCGTGGGCATAAGTGACTACATCATCCGAACCCAGCCCACGGAAGGATGCCTCAGCACGCTAGAGACCGCAGCGCAATGCCTGGCCGTGCTCGAGTCTCGGCCAGAGCTAAGACAAACGCTTGTGCGACCGCTGCACACGCTGTGCAAGTACCAACTCGAAAACGGAGCCGTGGAGCATCAGTCGAAGGAGTTTCTATTGAAGAACAACCAATATCCCAAGCCTATTGGCAAGCGGCTCAGCCGACTGCTTAGAAACACCGCTTGCGATGGCAATGAAGAAACGTGA
- the LOC6539873 gene encoding serine/threonine-protein kinase 16: MQSIGWTLIMKRGCLFSCRKETLNINGSRYTIRERLATGGFSLIDLGENSSTRRSYAIKRITCHSIDDQNIALREIENCRKIDSENVIQVVDYELKGQADIVINTTSTLFIVLPYYKHGSLADHLQLRSRKHDHMPEAQILQIFLGVCEGLKAIHEAKPVPLAHRDLKTANICLSDSFEPIIVDLGSMTEARLQIVGQTDAQRLQDEAEERSSIVYRAPELFTVKTYCTIDERSDIWSLGCVLYAMCYFNSPYDPIYERGDSVALAVLSGNINIPEDSIYTEDMHELIKYMLRTDPMERPFIFSVIERTHDLIQKLEGRL, translated from the exons ATGCAAAGTATAGGATGGACGCTGATTATGAAACGCGGCTGCCTCTTTAGTTGCCGTAAGGAGACCCTGAACATAAACGGATCTCGATACACAATCCGTGAAAGGCTGGCGACCGG GGGCTTCAGTCTAATCGACCTTGGAGAAAACTCCTCTACGCGACGTAGCTACGCCATAAAGCGCATCACCTGCCACAGCATCGATGACCAGAATATAGCTCTGCGAGAAATCGAAAACTGTCGAAAAATTGATTCGGAAAACGTCATCCAGGTAGTGGATTATGAGCTGAAGGGCCAGGCGGACATAGTTATAAACACAACGAGCACGTTGTTCATCGTGCTACCCTATTATAAGCACGGATCTCTTGCGGACCACCTACAGCTGCGATCACGGAAACATGACCACATGCCCGAGGCCCAGATCCTGCAGATCTTTCTGGGCGTCTGCGAGGGATTGAAGGCCATCCACGAAGCAAAACCGGTGCCTCTGGCCCATCGAGATCTGAAAACGGCCAACATCTGCCTGTCGGACTCGTTTGAGCCTATTATTGTGGATCTCGGGTCCATGACGGAAGCTCGACTGCAGATTGTGGGCCAGACGGATGCCCAGCGGCTGCAGGACGAGGCCGAGGAAAGGAGCTCCATTGTGTACCGGGCTCCAGAGTTATTTACCGTGAAAACATATTGCACAATTGACGAGCGCTCAGATATCTGG AGTCTTGGTTGTGTGCTCTACGCAATGTGCTACTTTAATTCACCCTACGATCCCATCTACGAGCGAGGTGACAGCGTGGCTTTGGCTGTGCTTAGTGGGAACATAAACATTCCAGAGGATTCCATTTACACAGAG GACATGCAcgaattaataaaatacatgCTGCGAACCGATCCTATGGAACGGCCATTCATTTTCAGTGTTATCGAAAGGACCCACGACCTGATACAGAAACTGGAGGGTCGCTTGTAG
- the LOC6539874 gene encoding G patch domain-containing protein 11 → MSDEEEDYMSDKFLAGLQDVRPSLVHSRGTKRQIEVESKKEELKKRQRETASSGNVDNVRLQQSLNKPISADNKGFQLLTKMGYKAGSGLGKTSDARTEPVGITIKTGRGGLGREAAVAELTLKRQELRRAHLLSKVGIESGEEVTTEAYRRRATHKAEERKLQYDIKRCQQTCESLDLKSAIAEPDLDFFWPPKQKDENETQSDADDPEVEEPSKEELYSPSEQLELLTGYLRTAYCFCYWCGTNYEDAEDLGTNCPGLTRDDH, encoded by the exons atgtctgacgaggaggaggattATATGTCCGACAAATTCCTGGCTGG TCTGCAAGATGTCCGTCCTAGTTTGGTGCACAGTCGTGGCACAAAACGACAGATTGAAGTCGAGTCCAAAAAGGAGGAGCTGAAGAAGCGCCAACGGGAGACAGCATCTTCCGGAAATGTAGATAATGTTCGTCTTCAACAGTCTCTTAACAAACCGATATCCGCCGACAACAAAGGATTCCAGCTACTGACCAAAATGGGCTACAAAGCAGGGTCTGGATTGGGCAAAACTTCGGATGCGCGTACGGAACCCGTGGGGATAACCATAAAAACCGGTCGTGGAGGCCTTGGGCGCGAGGCAGCCGTTGCAGAGTTGACCCTTAAGCGGCAGGAATTGCGGAGGGCACATCTCCTCAGCAAGGTCGGCATTGAATCCGGTGAGGAAGTCACCACTGAGGCTTACAGAAGGCGTGCAACTCATAAAGCGGAGGAGCGCAAATTGCAGTATGACATAAAAAGGTGCCAGCAAACCTGCGAATCGTTGGATCTTAAGTCCGCTATCGCAGAACCAGATCTCGATTTCTTTTGGCCACCTAAACAAAaagatgaaaatgaaacacaAAGTGATGCCGACGATCCCGAAGTCGAAGAACCATCCAAGGAAGAGCTATACAGCCCCTCGGAGCAATTAGAACTCCTCACTGGCTACCTTCGCACTGCCTATTGCTTCTGTTACTGGTGTGGAACCAATTACGAAGACGCCGAAGATCTGGGCACTAACTGTCCAGGACTCACTCGTGACGACCACTAA
- the LOC6536068 gene encoding nucleolar complex protein 3 homolog — MGTKKVKISSVKRAAHLKSKKTPLSKQQQQKQKQKRDQLKSKREQGQNIFSQKARKRDNLAQRKKHNKLASLGLDPLEEDDEDGDDEMLDNVADMLDGDDLALLQANKRKRKAKATGEEDPDQGQSIGLEKAYASDTKKEQDVQKIKLDLLPIKSRDGQIITRTTEVDYVPKSKLKKKNEETQDDDSEEDADTEYEDSDDDVVNDVEAASAAPVQKLISTTDLLIARQQEIERQKYRIGIICSGLLEKPEDKMRNFHALYELMDEINPASRQANLMAVRKLAIISVTEIFKDILPEYRVGQVDTKMQTLRKATLDRVTFENALLQQFKKFLQKLEQITAQVNRRGGLRTPQTVKLATVAVQCMCDLLVAHPYFNYVQNIAQLLVYMLNCNYPEMRTAVNQCFRTVFSNDKRLEMTLFIVRRINHLIKTKQNNVHVECITCLMGLKIKNVNLDAEKENELKQKKLESHRQRLLSLSKKERKRRKKLTEVNRELEETRAEENKQAKHQKLTEIIKMVFTIYFRVLKNDPTSRVLSAILEGLAEFAHVINLDFFSDLIDVLNRILEDQDELGYRERLHCVQTIFVILSGQGEVLNIDPIRFYQHFYRNMLAVQAGKNHDDFTIILRTLDEVLVKRRRNMSQQRLMAFMKRLLTGSLHLLHNGTLATLGTIKQTFQLTSVLDNLLDTDTTIGSGRYDPELDDPEYCNAASTALYELALLARHYHPTVRRMAVHIAHGVPASGEGALPTEIGKLTSHELFTQFDSTQMAFNPTIPLPKAGQPKLKRGKHLYIRSDFKQLCGKLLQKGNVPQAKDKQTLEIDFFSAFQ; from the exons ATGGGAACT aaaaaGGTCAAAATCAGCTCGGTGAAGCGGGCCGCTCACCTGAAGTCGAAAAAAACACCACTTtcgaagcagcagcaacaaaaacagaagcaaaagcgCGATCAACTGAAATCGAAACGCGAACAAGGCCAGAATATATTCTCCCAAAAGGCGAGAAAGCGTGACAACCTAGCACAGCGTAAGAAGCACAACAAATTGGCCTCCCTGGGCTTGGATCCGCTCGAGGAAGACGACGAGGATGGCGACGATGAGATGCTTGATAACGTTGCGGACATGCTGGATGGCGATGATCTCGCCCTGCTGCAGGCTAACAAACGCAAGCGAAAGGCCAAGGCGACCGGGGAGGAGGATCCCGACCAAGGTCAATCTATCGGCTTAGAAAAGGCCTACGCCTCTGACACGAAAAAAGAACAGGATGTGCAAAAGATAAAGCTGGATTTGCTGCCAATCAAGTCCAGAGATGGACAGATTATCACCCGTACCACAGAGGTGGATTACGTACCTAAGTCCaagctgaaaaagaaaaatgaagaaaCACAGGACGATGATTCCGAGGAAGATGCTGATACGGAGTATGAGGACAGCGATGACGACGTGGTCAACGATGTCGAGGCCGCGTCCGCCGCTCCCGTCCAAAAACTTATTTCTACCACGGATCTACTCATTGCCCGGCAGCAGGAGATCGAGCGCCAGAAATATCGCATTGGAATCATTTGTTCCGGGTTGCTCGAAAAACCAGAGGACAAGATGCGCAACTTTCATGCCCTGTACGAACTCATGGACGAAATCAACCCAGCCAGCCGACAGGCTAACCTAATGGCCGTCAGAAAGCTGGCCATAATCTCTGTCACCGAGATATTTAAAGACATCTTGCCCGAGTATCGAGTGGGTCAGGTGGACACCAAGATGCAGACGCTTCGCAAGGCCACCCTGGATCGTGTAACCTTTGAAAACGCCTTGCTTCAACAGTTCAAAAAGTTCCTACAGAAACTGGAACAGATCACAGCGCAAGTGAACAGGCGAGGTGGCCTAAGGACGCCCCAGACTGTCAAGTTGGCCACAGTTGCAGTACAGTGCATGTGTGATTTGCTTGTGGCACATCCCTACTTTAACTACGTACAAAACATTGCCCAGCTCCTGGTGTATATGCTGAATTGTAATTATCCGGAGATGCGAACGGCGGTCAATCAGTGCTTCCGCACAGTCTTTTCCAACGACAAGCGGTTAGAAATGACTCTTTTTATAGTGCGACGCATCAACCACTTGatcaaaacaaagcaaaacaatgtTCATGTGGAGTGCATTACCTGTCTTATGGGTCTTAAAATTAAGAACGTAAACTTAGATGCCGAGAAGGAGAACGAGCTAAAGCAAAAGAAGCTTGAGTCGCATCGTCAACGTTTACTAAGTTTGTCCAAGAAAGAGCGCAAAAGACGTAAGAAGCTCACCGAGGTTAACAGGGAACTAGAGGAAACCCGTGCTGAGGAAAACAAGCAAGCAAAGCATCAAAAGCTCACCGAGATTATAAAGATGGTTTTTACCATTTATTTCCGCGTGCTTAAAAACGATCCCACTTCCCGCGTGCTGAGCGCTATTTTAGAAGGATTGGCAGA ATTTGCACACGTCATTAATTTGGACTTTTTCTCTGATCTGATCGATGTGCTTAACCGCATTCTAGAGGACCAAGACGAGCTGGGCTATCGAGAGCGATTGCACTGTGTTCAGACCATATTTGTTATTCTTTCCGGCCAGGGTGAAGTGCTAAACATCGACCCCATCCGATTTTACCAGCACTTTTACCGAAATATGCTGGCGGTGCAGGCGGGCAAAAATCACGATGATTTCACCATAATTTTGCGAACTTTGGATGAGGTGCTGGTAAAGCGTCGTCGCAATATGAGTCAGCAGCGTCTAATGGCCTTCATGAAGCGCTTGCTTACTGGAAGTCTGCACCTGCTCCATAATGGCACCCTGGCCACGCTTGGCACCATAAAACAAACCTTTCAGCTCACTTCTGTGCTCGACAACCTATTGGATACGGACACTACGATAGGATCTGGTCGTTACGATCCCGAGCTGGACGATCCTGAGTACTGTAACGCAGCCAGCACAGCGCTTTACGAGCTTGCGCTTCTGGCACGTCACTATCATCCCACGGTGCGACGGATGGCTGTTCACATTGCTCATGGAGTGCCAGCATCGGGCGAGGGAGCTTTGCCCACGGAAATCGGCAAGCT tacCTCCCACGAGCTGTTTACGCAATTCGACAGCACTCAGATGGCTTTTAACCCTACAATACCGCTGCCAAAAGCCGGTCAACCGAAGCTGAAAAGGGGCAAGCATTTGTATATCCGCTCGGACTTTAAGCAGTTGTGCGGCAAACTGCTGCAAAAAGGAAATGTTCCGCAAGCGAAGGATAAACAAACCTTAGAAATTGATTTCTTCAGTGCATTTCAATAA